A stretch of Besnoitia besnoiti strain Bb-Ger1 chromosome III, whole genome shotgun sequence DNA encodes these proteins:
- a CDS encoding folate-binding protein YgfZ protein (encoded by transcript BESB_050580), protein MADTPWGSLCLERAAGAWRVRQSVSPSQRGAWDFRGARRRFHSSSEGCDFPLFRLVRLPKRRVICIKGADAARFLQGLITQDVRFLQSPRALPPSAFSRLFSKTSSSHDLSSPDASLASPYSAPLATVPDLSHISHFFSPRAALQSPAQSLPSSSSASPLSSGFPPSASSSLSASSSLSAEPSAWIPGLVGARAAPFALLSTQGRVLLDGFAVRLPPGALAASAARNSSTDRERDDAEAFLLDVDAAVGERLVAFLQRRRLSSRVEVEAEGRLQAVFQLLPPACLALSPLRPFPLSALADRAHAAASARTEGARNGRETFESGLSFTAAWEDYYAPGLGEDACGREGWGPSRASEPRAAHAQQVRERSEHLLFVWELAKRLEERLCSGATYGLLHLPGRGPDGWLLTEARRAAGREREAKEVEDRAPRGRPEDAVGAKDARRAGTPGVADAEAARDANRGALVVADGRSSRMGFRVYVQPSGDTPLGANTSTGSAEPTVFVRHFRADANSPEDAVKGLPREDAASPVSSPDARAPSPYVSLRSAAFPSLLLSFPWISSPALYAIRRRALGIPEGPGEVGIQKHLLSHLNLDWQVYIHPRVNKGCFIGQEVVTRALLQLTNRRRLATFVVLGRSEEAFFPPVCQKDASSSLGSSPFPREALAPAAVAGDVASASPPLSGAATESFQLPVSPDAVSFSPSAFSADAAASSSPSLSAGAGVLRQLHPAASRCQHGTPSFTHLYPPWCEHLRPSRHFPLSSAASSASCLCPVSRSASPSPGAPLGRGDAAAQSAQRRERRASQGESWWQAAEPRLAEEGGAEREVFQGFLRGPLPPEQLVCWTKALCLVEQEAERRLASAEGAEAQQAGSKEAAAPRLGDDGAKKPRKIYVYAPEDTAAQQGSARAGTETALKWREIAEVVAEPERGGEGESGAASLGVGLCIVRTRASEPPLKSFGDYLSYFGRILASPWPAAISHKPPSSRPPPLPLLCAAAPSSSAAAARCPFESERGVAAPVEVGRVAPSLRQSVQAEKEKDVEWCLVGPALYALDGWEESQGVAGTAASSADISA, encoded by the exons ATGGCGGACACGCCCTGGGGTTCGCTCTGTttggagcgcgcggcgggcgcttgGCGCGTCCGACAGAGCGTAAGTCCCAGCCAGCGTGGCGCGTGGGATTTCAGGGGAGCCCGAAGGCGCTTCCACTCCTCCAGCGAGGGATGCGATTTCCCGCTGTTTCGCCTCGTTCGGCTGCCGAAGCGCCGCGTAATCTGCATCAAGGGTGCGGATGCTGCTCG TTTCCTTCAGGGTCTCATCACGCAAGATGTTCGTTTTCTGCAGTCTCCCCgagcgctgccgccttccgcgtttTCGCGTCTGTTTTCCAAGACTTCGTCCTCTCACGATCTTTCTTCTCCCGATGCatctctcgcgtctccgtattcggcgcctctcgcgacTGTGCCGGACTTGAGCCACATCTCGcacttcttctctcctcgcgccgcccttcAGTCTCCCGCCCAGTCTCTTCcatcctcctcttctgcgtcccctctctcctctggttttcctccctctgcatcgtcttctctctctgcatcttcctctctgtctgctgAGCCTAGCGCGTGGATCCCAGGGCTGgtgggcgcgcgggcggcgccgttcgcgcTGCTGAGTACGCAGGGCCGCGTGCTGTTGGACGGCTTTGCCGTGAGGCTTCCCccgggcgcgctcgccgccagcgccgcgcggaacTCTTCAACTgaccgagagagagacgacgcagaggccttTCTTCTCGACGTCGATGCAGCTGTGGGAGAGCGACTCGTTGCGTTTCTTCAG cggcgtcgcctctcttctcgcgtggAGGTCGAGGCGGAGGGTCGCCTCCAGGCCGTGTTCCAGCTCCTGCCGCCGGCATGTCtggcgctctctcctctgcggcctttcccgctgtctgcgctcgccgaccgcgcacatgcagcggcgtctgcgcggacGGAGGGAGCCCGCAACGGCCGCGAGACCTTCGAGAGCGGCCTGAGTTTTACTGCGGCCTGGGAAGACTACTACGCGCCGGGCTTAGGAGAAGACGCGTGTGGGCGCGAGGGCTGggggccgtcgcgcgcctcggagccgcgcgcggcgcatgcacagcaggtccgcgagcgcagcgaacACCTTCTCTTCGTGTGGGAACTTGCGAAAAGACTTGAAGAACGGCTGTGCTCTGGCGCGACGTACGGACTCCTTCACCTGCCTGGACGCGGGCCTGATGGGTGGCTCCTtacggaggcgcggcgagccgcagggcgcgagCGGGAAGCCAAGGAAGTCGAGGAcagagcgcctcgcgggaggCCGGAAGACGCCGTCGGAGCAAAAGACGCAAGGAGGGCAGGAACGCCGGGGGTCGCggatgcagaggcagcgagggacGCAAATCGCGGCGcactcgtcgtcgccgacggcAGGTCCTCGCGGATGGGGTTtcgggtgtatgtacagccGAGCGGAGACACCCCGCTAGGCGCGAACACGTCCACAGGCTCGGCGGAGCCGACAGTCTTTGTGAGACATTTCCGGGCGGATGCAAATTCTCCAGAGGACGCAGTCAAAGGTTTGCCTCGAGAGgacgctgcgtctcctgtttcctctcctgatgcgcgtgcgccgtcgccttaTGTGTCTCTCCGGTCAGCGGCTTTTCCCTCGCTTCTGCTGTCTTTTCCGTGGatttcttcgcctgcgttgTACGCGatccgccgtcgcgccctTGGCATTCCAGAGGGCCCCGGAGAAGTCGGCATTCAGAAGCACTTGCTGTCGCACCTGAACCTGGACTGgcaggtgtacatacacccccGGGTGAACAAGGGCTGCTTCATTGGACAGGAGGTCGTGACAcgcgcgcttctgcagctcacgaatcgccggcgtctcgcgacTTTTGTCGTCCTGGgtcgcagcgaggaggccttCTTTCCTCCTGTTTGCCAAAAAGATGCGTCTTCGTCCCTC GGATCTTCTCCCTTCCCCAGGGAGGCGCTTGCTCCAGCAGCCGTCGCAGGCGACGTGGCCTCAGCGTCCCCTCCGCTGTCTGGCGCGGCAACTGAGTCTTTTCAGCTCCCTGTTTCCCCCGACGCAGTGTCATTTTCGCCTTCCGCATTCTCGGCAGATGCAGCTGCGTcatcttcgccgtcgctttcGGCCGGGGCTGGGGTCCTGCGTCAGCTGCATCCTGCTGCTAGCCGCTGCCAGCACGGAACTCCGTCCTTCACGCATCTTTATCCTCCGTGGTGCGAGCACTTGAGGCCGTCTCGGCACTTCCCCTTGTCGtcagccgcctcctccgcttcttgtCTCTGCCCAGTTTcccgctcggcgtcgccgtctcccggggcgcctctcggccgcggagacgcagcggcccagagtgcgcagcgccgagagagaagagctaGCCAGGGCGAGTCCTGGtggcaggccgcggagccgcggctggcggaggaaggcggcgccgagcgggaAGTCTTCCAGGGCTTTCTCCGggggccgctgccgccggagcAGCTCGTGTGCTGGACGAAGGCACTCTGTCTGGTCGAGCAGGAGGCAGAAAGGAGactggcgagcgcggagggggcggaggcgcagcaggcgggaagcaaggaggccgccgcgccgagactgggcgacgacggcgcgaagaagccgaggaaGATCTACGTGTATGCCCCGGAAgacacggcggcgcagcagggcagcgcgcgcgcagggacTGAGACGGCGCTCAAGTGGAGAGAAATCGCGGAAGTCGTGGCGGAGCcggagcgaggaggcgaaggcgagagcggcgcggcctctctgggCGTCGGCCTGTGCATCGTGCGCACGCGTGCCAGCGAACCGCCTCTGAAGAGCTTCGGG gATTATCTCTCGTATTTCGGGCGAATTTTGGCGTCGCCGTGGCCCGCGGCCATCTCGCACAAGCCGCCGTCCTCTCGGCCGCCTCCCCTCCCGCTgctgtgcgccgcggctccatcttcttccgcagcggctgcgcgttgCCCCTTTGAGTCAGagagaggcgtcgccgcgcctgtgGAGGTTGGGCGTGTCGCGCCGAGCTTGCGTCAGTCCGTGCaagcggagaaggaaaaagacgTCGAGTGGTGTCTCGTGGGGCCGGCGCTCTACGCGCTAGACGGCTGGGAAGAGAGTCAGGGCGTGGCTGGGActgccgcgagcagcgcagacATCAGCGCTTGA
- a CDS encoding hypothetical protein (encoded by transcript BESB_050590) — translation MAALRLLRRRGVSRVSRASSRVSRASSRFSHEPLVRRRLFEVQLASSPRVSAASLLASWRASPASTLFSPLSALRASAPSRASLASSPLPSSTRPLAPAPFSASRSFASSASANSERLPRREARRVRGNRMHASAVVAAFQEGARQGSMRALLSRMSRTDVHTLRDAELAACLCAVADCVARAKRRPAQEDGSGSTPRGRLERDPAPEAEMLRAHTFWHRCIGKVLKGDLILKARLSVLADMLDALNRADLTLFQPVPLLARPASSPASSSTSSAASLSDSPAVCASAESPAASGKPVWIPHRFYFRLLERLEQELAEPRDSEATGSEAEPVERHPDACAPAETREEARSDAHASSCTSSGKAAAAEDAELQTGNELDEAPLRAAEKLRTRGKDVASLLRIAHAIAARQRSALAALDALEQRLESRAAAERGTEGDAVAALQGKKVRSAPQSAQEKPSPDERCRDDNDSLQQLCQARFFFLFFFERLAQALLPPLLDSLSLPSLSSSSPSLVGVSAAPALFSAAAAADSARAESRAEGTNPPGEEGDAATEARPLAAAFPHAIEKKNDGSTADAAASGRSEGAQPARQNAHAKERKRDNTSSFHFETQHVTPLLLAFASSLRCAKRDEKEKAVTRWIFSVSSPSSVCPSPATSRPPQVSSSACAAAEPPPSRVDLKLRASRRRSERCSPPVSLSFLLVPAPCPFSSPSSVSVSSLPPASGSSLRSAPSADLSARLPSPVASAADSLVSSCGHAAAEEADAKETRKLSYRAMRKAFVAVPRSFADCFPPTERTTQEGNAAASAAAVKRGSTYARFPHLNAVVSLLASCLLPHVKSLDPAAALGVHIQLSRSQYDVEAARATLERGGFFSKSAGRRPEVFPLETPLQTLLLASCHDVGCRLLLRLVEQPAGLLRELPGRDIPSFMLSVSQFMPQLNAALPIVSTPPSSPNLSSSSDFSSSTSSTPLPSSLPSRLHCDTLIPPASLQRSPTSPHTSRRPPEQPAPPSCLPSSGVSSRAGATSRPPLARTVASLLPVLARRLAFEQLQATGAGAHRRYAARPVLSPAASCDALTALADAQCGGDAETRRACLVIFHAALEGLWRPLARKKRERLFAHEQGISAERCQAAAAEGEQTDCGEQPSRFSALDGVSLRLEGERLITLSRLVNAALKLGLLDVFTRSRGRLGACRKTDERTRASHEDSSRRPRREVGDGQSAKQAAETLVPPHTQWRRPEKLEEDALATEEEVDVLRKLLAANLAALSSRQLQYLSLSLLCCPAFVLSAPLDYARPAKRSASRASGVLLAVSTAPVAFQCLAEALRRFTRDKPVDADFSARSRRKREEEWAGRQLQTSLIAATLGLCAPLVEGPAAPSTGSLPAAEAAASQSGGQREPVSAARGPAAREDSLLRLLPLESLRTARRLAHAMAQPQRQHAKGTRVSALQEEVFGVLLSCTLRTEGFAVRGNGEHVPSEGSSDLPQHRSTGSPGSDNQLAEEGWSKSRESGLPWLRVSEVEAVVGPYTVDCILTQHNDEDGGTETLGRHELASLDVEQ, via the exons atggcggcgctgcggcttctccggaggcgcggggTCTCGCGGGTTTCGCGGGCCTCGTCGCGGGTTTCGCGGGCCTCGTCGCGGTTTTCTCACGAGCCTCTTGTACGGCGTCGTCTCTTCGAAGTGCaactcgcctcttctcctcgggTCTCGGCTGCCTCCTTACTCGCTTCTTGGCGTGCTTCGCCTGCTTCCAcgcttttttctcctctctctgcactccgcgcctctgcccccTCTCGCGCATCGCTTGCTTCGAGTCCGCTGCCTTCGAGTACACGTCccctggcgcctgcgccattttccgcttctcgctcttttGCGTCGAGTGCGTCTGCTAATTCggagcgccttccgcgccgcgaggcccggcgtgtgcgcggaaatcgcatgcatgcgtctgcCGTTGTCGCGGCCTTTCAGGAGGGCGCTCGGCAGGGCTCGATGCGGGCGCTGCTGAGCCGCATGAGCCGCACAGACGTCCACACGCTGCGTGACGCAGAACTCgcggcctgcctctgcgcggttGCCGACTGCGTGGCGCGCGCCAAGAGACGACCCGCCCAAGAGGACGGCTCGGGCTCGACGCCCCGCGGGAGGCTCGAGCGAGACCCCGCCCCCGAGGCGGAGAtgctgcgcgcgcacacCTTTTGGCACAGATGTATAGGGAAAGTGCTCAAGGGAGACTTGATTCTCAAGGCTCGA CTGAGCGTGCTCGCGGACATGCTTGACGCGCTCAACAGAGCGGACCTGACGCTTTTCCAGCCCGTCCCCCTTCTCGCTCGtcccgcgtcttctcccgcCTCGTCATCgacttcttccgcggcgtcgctgagTGACTCTCCTGCCGTCTGCGCTTCGGCGGAGAgccccgccgcgagcgggaaGCCGGTGTGGATTCCCCATCGCTTTTACTTTCGTCTCTTGGAGCGTCTGGAGCAAGAGCTCGCTgagccgcgcgacagcgaagcgacaggaagcgaggcggagcctGTCGAGAGGCATcccgacgcctgcgcgccggcggagacccgcgaggaggcgcggagcgacgcgcacgcgtcaTCATGCACGTCGAgcgggaaggcggcggcggcggaggatgCAGAGCTGCAGACGGGCAACGAGCTGGACGAGGCGCCTCTAAGGGCTGCAGAGAAACTCAGAACGAGGGGAAAGGACGTCGCCAGTCTCCTGCGAATCGCTCATGCCAtagccgcgaggcagcggagcgccctcgccgcgctcgacgcgctggagcagcggcttgagagccgcgcggccgctgagaGAGGAaccgagggagacgccgtcgcggcgttgCAGGGGAAGAAAgtgcgcagcgcgcctcaGTCCGCACAGGAAAAGCCCTCTCCTGACGAGAGATGTCGAGACGACAACGAcagtctgcagcagctctgTCAGGCTCggttcttcttcctcttcttcttcgaaCGCCTGGCGCAGGCTCTCTTGCCCCCGCTTCTGgattctctctctctcccttctctttcttcttcctcgccttccctcGTGGGTgtgtctgccgcgcctgcgctcttctcggccgcggcggctgcagacagcgcccgagcagagtcgcgcgccgagggTACGAATCCGCCGggtgaggagggcgacgcggcgacggaagcgcgtcctctcgcggCAGCCTTCCCCCACGCCatcgagaagaagaacgacGGATcgacagcagacgcggcagcctcggGACGCAGTGAAGGAGCccagccggcgcggcagaacGCCCATgcaaaagagagaaagcgggACAACACCTCTTCGTTTCACTTCGAGACGCAGCACGTCACTCCACTTCTCCTAGCCTTCGCGTCGAGCTTGCGGTGTGCAAAGCgagacgagaaagagaaagcagTGACGCGCTGGattttctctgtttcctctccttcttctgtcTGTCCATCGCCTGCGacctcgcggcctcctcaggtttcttcttctgcatgcgctgccgccgagcctcctccttcgcgcgtcgATCTCAAATTgcgtgcctcgcgtcgccggtcTGAGCGTTGCTCCCCGccggtctctctctcgttcctGCTCGTTCCTGCGCCTTgcccgttttcttctccttcgtctgtttcagtttcttctctccctcccgcGAGCGGATCTTCgctccgctctgcgccgtctgccgACCTCTCCGCGCGTTTGCCTTCGCCTgtcgcttcggcggcggattctcttgtctcttcttgcggtcacgccgcagctgaggaagcagacgcgaaggagacgcgaaagCTTTCGTACCGCGCGATGCGCAAAGCATTTGTCGCCGTTCCCCGGTCCTTCGCCGACTGTTTTCCTccgacagagaggacgacgcaggagggcaacgcggcagcgagcgctgcagctgtgAAGCGCGGGTCGACTTACGCGCGCTTTCCTCACCTTAACGCGGTTGTCTCTCTGCTTGCGTCGTGTCTTCTTCCGCACGTCAAGAGCCTCGaccccgcggcggccctgGGGGTGCACATACAGTTGAGTCGGAGCCAGTAcgacgtggaggcggcgcgcgcgacgttGGAGCGGGGTGGGTTTTTTTCGAAGTCTGCAGGTCGACGACCCGAGGTTTTTCCGTTGGAGACCCCCCTCCAGACGCTGCTCCTCGCGTCGTGCCACGACGTCGGGTGCAGACTTCTGCTGCGACTCGTTGAGCAGCCCGCGGGGCTTCTGCGAGAGCTCCCGGGACGAGACATCCCCTCCTTCATGTTGTCTGTTTCGCAGTTCATGCCTCAGCTCAATGCCGCGCTTCCCATCGTGTCtacgccgccctcgtcgcctaatctgtcttcctcttcggACTTTTCTTCTTCTACTTCCTCTACACCTTTGCCGTcttctcttccctctcgtCTGCACTGCGACACTCTCATTCCCCCCGCTTCTCTCCAGCGCTCGCCGACGTCACCCCAcacctcgcggcgccctcctgagcagcccgcgcctccgtcctGTCTCCCGTCTTCTGGCgtgtcttcgcgcgcgggtgccacgtcgcgtccgcctctcgcgcggaccgtcgcgtcgctgctgcctgtcctcgcgcggcggctggcctTCGAGCAGCTGCAAGCGACAGGCGCGGGAGCACACAG gagaTACGCAGCGAGGCCCGTcctgtcgcctgcagccaGCTGCGACGCGCTGACGGCactcgcggacgcgcagtGTGGCGGAGatgcggagacgcgccgcgcctgcctcgtgATCTTTCACGCGGCTCTGGAGGGTCTGTGGAGGCCGCTTgcgcgaaagaagagagagaggctctTCGCGCACGAGCAAGGAATCTCCGCGGAG CGTTGtcaggctgccgcggccgagggcgagcagaCGGACTGTGGAGAGCAGCCAAGCCGTTTCTCTGCTCTGGACGGAGtgtcgctgcgtctcgaAGGCGAACGGTTGATCACGCTGAGTCGCCTGGTCAACGCTGCGCTGAAACTGGGGCTGCTGGACGTCTTCACTCGGTCGAGGGGGCGCCTGGGCGCGTGTCGGAAAACAGACGAACGCACCAGGGCGTCTCATGAGGATTCCAGCAGACGCCCGAGGAGAGAGGTCGGCGACGGCCAGAGCGCGAAGCAAGCTGCAGAGACTCTAGTGCCGCCCCACACACAGTGGCGGCGACCGGAGAAACTTGAAGAGGACGCCCTCGCAACCGAAGAGGAAGTCGACGTCCTCAGGAAGCTCCTCGCTGCAAACCTG gCGGCCCTGTCGTCTCGCCAGCTGCAGTATctgtcgctgtcgcttctctGCTGTCCGGCTTTCGTGCTTTCGGCGCCTCTCGACTATGCACGCCctgcgaagcgcagcgcgagccgcgcctccggtGTGCTT CTTGCAGTCTCAACTGCCCCTGTCGCGTTCCAgtgcctcgcggaggcgctgaggCGCTTCACCCGCGACAAACCTGTAGACGCCGACTTCAGCGCGCGGAGCAGgcgcaagagagaagaggagtgGGCGGGCAG GCAACTTCAGACGAGCCTCATCGCCGCCACTCTCGGTCTGTGCGCTCCTCTGGTCGAGGGTCCTGCTGCGCCTAGTACCGGCAGTCTCCCCGCGGCTGAAGCTGCGGCGAGTCAGAGCGGAGGACAACGCGAGCCAGTttctgcagcgagaggcccggcggcgcgagaggacagtttgcttcgcctgctgccgctcgAGAGCCTGAGgactgcgcgtcgcctggctCATGCAatggcgcagccgcagcggcagcacgccAAAGGCACTCGCGTGTCCG CGCTCCAGGAGGAAgtcttcggcgtcctcctgTCGTGCACACTACGCACCGAGGGGTTCGCTGTTCGCGGCAACGGAGAACACGTTCCGTCTGAAGGAAGTTCAGACCTTCCTCAGCACAGGTCTACAGGCTCTCCAGGGAGCGACAATCAGCTAGCGGAAGAAGGTTGGTCAAAATCAAGAGAAAGCGGCCTGCCATGGCTCCGCGTAAGTGAGGTCGAGGCTGTCGTCGGACCGTACACGGTG GACTGCATTCTGACCCAGCATAATGATGAAGATGGCGGGACAGAAACACTGGGCAGGCATGAACTCGCCTCTCTCGACGTCGAGCAATGA
- a CDS encoding hypothetical protein (encoded by transcript BESB_050600), which translates to MAYHDGRVSAGGAANQAPVSSQCGGYSREQNYTSVSSYDRQMGAEACSTDDSFVPYLATVLQHLVSISPPGLGEITSFHAIKEPQISIHDYLDRIAKYFGCSNECFVLSLVYIDRIIKLHRDFNVSILNIHRLLITSVMLAAKFFDDVYYSNKHYARVGGVRTREMNLLETQFLTLINYHLYVSPQEYDQYRRNVLAAVQYARHLSPSPLSSNRHSPSSPAAALPSSNSPHPATSEGNCALVASPSHGSGPAACHAAVAGFPREGTGGAAGQAGSRAGGVRSRGEEVLGAAEGARAAAQTQHAAVLRESRGGLRTSSSGALLSDRDSCYSQDEARQPHHRSSHSCTPALHGERGGEDRRAPPRGGAEAAWVAAAARHEGGREGSPSGCCEEEVVMMSVRRGSQPTGLRGGRGGVEAYREVEDERHGEDAVFTEEGAIYAERTQPWVECGEEDGDEDDVAGDAYSGMAVAMAAGDEESFHVHHHHHAAQRPRHVADEEEWEGDGGAPSIAEEKKDSHEKAALSPAGRHVSGAAYGHMVHASAHRFVGENGGSGAEAGSGDSVHRPASKCGDCCSSSSTTAASSAAALAHPYRATSSSPPGTAPAAAFVSVSNASASALPASAPAGFTYVRGTTGTAAALASPGVEGGVAQQARKSVSSVAPSRAPHYVASGCGADGASTASSGGSSCATTQSCVSSCVTPHSMNSSPDVCMDELAGDGAGGSGGGRGVCGFVGSGARNGACPLASRRRGTNAPRGSGTPRSALTDGEACSRSENTRRRSHHETTNADDDESESMRKHHESSQHWPRASILGGSNGFAAPSSLHPASTAVAARQQGGGGAPFAVVGASAAPLGSFASGASRGVCSRGS; encoded by the exons ATGGCGTATCACGACGGGCGTGtgagcgccggcggggctgcCAACCAGGCGCCCGTGTCGTCGCAGTGCGGCGGTTACTCGCGCGAACAGAACTACACTTCCGTCTCGTCTTACGACCGGCAAATgggcgcagaggcgtgcTCCACGGACGACTCGTTCGTGCCCTACCTGGCGACCGTGCTGCAGCACCTCGTCTCCATCTCGCCGCCAG GCCTCGGCGAAATTACGAGTTTCCACGCGATAAAGGAGCCTCAGATTTCGATTCATGACTACCTTGACCGCATCGCCAAGTACTTTGGCTGCAGCAACGAGTGCTTTGTCTTGTCGCTGGTCTACATTGACCGCATCATCAAGCTGCACCGAGACTTCAATGTCTCGATCCTGAATATTCACCGTCTGCTAATCACCTCAGTGATGCTGGCGGCGAAGTTCTTCGACGACGTATACTACAGCAACAAACACtacgcgcgcgtcggcggcgtgcgcacgCGAGAAATGAATCTCCTCGAGACGCAGTTCCTCACGCTGATCAACTACCATCTCTACGTCTCGCCGCAAGAGTACGATCAGTATCGTCGCAACGTTTTGGCTGCGGTTCAGTACGCGCGCCACCTGTCGCCGAGCCCGCTGAGCTCGAATCGCcattcgccttcctctcccgcagccgcgctcccCTCCAGCAACTCGCCTCACCCGGCGACCAGCGAGGGCAACTGCGCACTCGTCGCTTCGCCCTCCCACGGCTCAGGGCCCGCCGCATGCCACGCGGCGGTGGCGGGTTTTCCGCGAGAAGGCACGggtggcgccgcagggcaggctggcagccgcgcagggggtgtccgcagcagaggagaggaggtcctcggcgcagctgagggcgcgcgagccgccgcgcagacgcagcatgCGGCTGTGCTGCgtgagagccgcggcggccttcgaaCGTCGTCCTCCGGTGCGCTGCTGAGCGACCGCGACAGCTGCTACTCgcaggacgaggcgcggcagccacaCCACCGATCGTCGCACTCGTGTACGCCGGCGCTGCatggcgagcgcggcggagaggatcgccgcgcgccgccccgggGCGGGGCTGAGGCGGCCTGGGTagccgctgctgcgaggcacgagggcggccgcgagggcagccccagcggctgctgcgaagAGGAAGTCGTGATGATGAGTGTGCGCCGGGGTTCGCAGCCGACGGGActgcgcggagggcgcggcggcgtggaggcgtaCCGCGAAGTGGAGGACGAGCGGcacggagaagacgccgtGTTcacggaggaaggcgccaTTTACGCGGAGCGGACGCAGCCCTGGGTGGAgtgcggagaggaggacggcgacgaagacgacgtggcaggcgacgcgtACAGCGGCATGGCTGTCGCCATGGCTGCCGGGGACGAGGAGTCCTTCCACGTGCACCACCACCaccacgcggcgcagcgcccaaGACAcgtcgcagacgaagaggaatgggagggcgacggcggtgcGCCGAGCATCGccgaagaaaagaaagactCTCACGAGAAGGCAGCGTTATCGCCCGCAGGACGCCACGTCTCGGGAGCCGCGTACGGGCACATGGTTCACGCTTCGGCTCACCGGTTTGTGGGCGAAAatggaggcagcggcgcagaagccggCAGTGGAGACTCTGTGCACAGACCCGCAAGCAAATGCGGCGATTGCTGCTCATCTTCCTCCACCACCGCAgcgtcttcagctgctgctctcG CTCATCCTTACCGGGCGACAtcgtcgtctccgccagGGACGGCAccagctgccgccttcgtcaGCGTCTCGAACGCTTCAGCGTCGGCGCTcccggcctctgcgccggcgggatTCACTTACGTGCGCGGCACCACGGGAACTGCTGCCGCGCTGGCCTCACCGGGGGTGgaaggcggcgtcgcgcagcaggcgcggaagagtgtctcttctgtcgcACCGTCTCGAGCTCCGCATTATGTCGCATCCGGCTGTGGAGCTGATGGGGCGTCGACGGCCTCGTCAgggggcagcagctgcgccacgACTCAGTCTTGCGTGTCTTCCTGCGTCACGCCGCACTCGATGAACTCGTCTCCCGACGTGTGCATGGATGAGCTCGCGGgggacggcgccggcggctcggggggaggccgcggagtcTGCGGCTTTGTGGGCTCGGGGGCCCGAAACGGTGCCTGTcccctcgcgtctcgccgccgtGGGACAAATGCCCCCCGGGGCTCCGGGACGCCGAGGAGCGCACTCACCGACGGTGAGGCGTGCAGTCGCAGCGAGAACACGCGGCGCCGTTCGCACCACGAGACGACGAACGCCGATGACGACGAGTCCGAGAGTATGCGGAAACACCACGAATCCTCGCAGCATTGGCCCCGCGCGTCTATTTTAGGTGGATCGAacggcttcgccgcgccttccagcCTTCACCCGGCCTCGACCGCagtggcggcgcgccagcaaggcggcggcggcgcgcccttcgCGGTCGTCGGggcgtcggctgcgccgctgggcAGCTTCGCGTCCGGGGCCAGCCGAGGCGTCTGCTCGCGCGGGTCGTAA